The proteins below are encoded in one region of Scyliorhinus torazame isolate Kashiwa2021f chromosome 16, sScyTor2.1, whole genome shotgun sequence:
- the ppp1r3cb gene encoding protein phosphatase 1 regulatory subunit 3C-B, translating to MNCTRVYHILDTRSLPASTIMPVDIAMRLCLAHSPPMRNFLSPYDPYRGLNIHRLKPLRPCIILKGGTDSCNEGWAQSKGKRKKNVAFADDKGFSLTAVHLFSECEDSLSELQFDLTDLDDMCGLKVNEIKPLVLDFSPPSEDYLEFQNRLKKNFVCLENCTLQEKFIAGTVTVRNLGYHKIVQIRITFNTWKSYKDVDCTFLNNIYGCSETDTFSFAIDLPSSVPLQERIEFCVCFKYGDQIYWDNNEGKNYGIVHAELKPDWIQAPIAFKDEVVKVPGKMQTIECDQYGSPRSSCGLFPEWQSWGKIETALPYW from the exons ATGAACTGCACCAG GGTCTACCATATCTTGGATACCAGATCGTTACCGGCCTCGACTATTATGCCGGTTGATATAGCCATGAGACTCTGTTTGGCACATTCTCCACCTATGAGGAATTTCCTTAGCCCCTATGATCCTTACAGAGGGCTGAACATCCACAGGCTAAAGCCCCTGCGGCCCTGCATCATTCTGAAGGGTGGGACTGACTCCTGTAATGAAGGTTGGGCTCAATCCAAAGGTAAAAGAAAGAAGAATGTGGCTTTTGCGGATGATAAAGGTTTCTCTCTCACTGCAGTTCACCTTTTCTCTGAATGTGaagactctctctctgaactacaGTTTGACCTGACCGATCTCGACGACATGTGTGGACTGAAAGTAAATGAAATAAAGCCCTTGGTCCTGGACTTCTCTCCTCCATCTGAGGACTACCTGGAATTCCAAAATCGCCTGAAGAAGAATTTTGTCTGCCTAGAAAATTGCACTCTGCAGGAGAAATTCATTGCGGGCACTGTCACAGTGAGAAATCTAGGTTACCACAAAATAGTTCAAATCCGGATAACGTTCAACACTTGGAAGAGTTATAAGGATGTGGACTGTACATTTCTAAACAATATTTATGGCTGTTCTGAAACGGACACATTTTCTTTTGCTATTGACCTGCCATCATCTGTACCACTGCAGGAGAGAATAGAATTCTGTGTCTGCTTTAAATATGGAGATCAAATCTATTGGGACAACAACGAAGGGAAGAATTATGGCATTGTCCATGCCGAATTGAAACCTGACTGGATTCAGGCTCCAATTGCCTTCAAGGATGAGGTGGTCAAGGTGCCTGGGAAGATGCAAACAATTGAATGTGACCAGTATGGAAGTCCCAGATCATCATGTGGGCTGTTTCCTGAATGGCAGAGCTGGGGCAAGATCGAGACGGCTCTGCCGTATTGGTGA